TTAAACCACACCGGTGAATTGAAGGCGCCTCTTTGCGAAAGAAGTATGTACTTCAACTCTTTTGCGAAAATTTCGGCGTCTTTTTTATTTGCGAAGTAGCCACCTTGGGATAACGCCGACGCGGTTACTGCCTTCACAACTCTTTCAGTCAACTGACGCACAGATTTTTCATGTCCTGTTTTTGGTACACCTAATTTTCGAAAATATTTGCTGGCAGCGATATCCACTGCAAGCTGTGACCAATGAGCTGGTGCTTCTACATTTTTCATTGAGAAAAACACTTCCCCTTTACGATTGCGAATCTCGCAGTCGTATTTTTTCCACGCAAACATGCGCTCAGGATTTTCACCAGAAGGAACGAAATAAGATGGACTGTGTAAGGCTTTTTTCTTCATTGAACTATTGTAGGTGTTTGACGGCTTTCCAACAAGTGAGGTCGACCTTACGAACACATGTTCGCAAGACACCTAACACAAGGTCTAGGGAGCGCTTACTATTTGGCAATACTAGGGAATTTCTCAGGTTTATGTTAATTAGCGAACCTAATTAGGCCGTTAAGAAATGTGAGGAATCAAAATTTCTTTGCATGGGAATATTATGAAGCAGGACAACGCGAACAAGACTCTGTTAATCATAAAAGGCTCCGCGAATAGTCTTGCGACTGTCGAAAGTTTTCTTCGCAATCGTGAATGGAAAGTAAAGTCCACGACCAATCTTAAAGAAGCGCTGATTCATTTAGTTCAACAACAACCTAAGTTCGTCATGGTCAGCGTTGATCATCCGAACAAAAAAGTTCGCAACCTTCCAAAAATTTTAACGGCTGCTTTCCCCGTGTGCGTGATCGCGTTTGCTGAAGAGTCTTCAACGGCCTCGTACAATATGCTGAGCAATGCTGCCACTGAATATCTTTTGTATCCACCAGTGACAGGTCCTGCAGTAGAAAGAACTGTTAACAAATACTATAAAGACTTACAAACCAAAGATCCTGCGCAAATGATGGCGCGTGCTGGGTTAAAACAAAACGAAGAAGAAGGTGTTATCGCAATTCGCGGTGGCGCTGATCAACAGTTTAATTCTCAGAATGCGCAAAGTTTGTTAGCGCAAATGCTTGGTGGCGAAGACGGTGCATCTTTTGTGAATAGCACGGGCTCGCAAAATTCTCCTCAAGGCATGGTGCCAGGTTCACCTCAACAAAATGCAAACGGACCACAGGGCATGGTCCCCGGCTCATCTAACAACAACGTTAACGGTCCTCAAGGAATGATTCCAGGAGCTCAACAAGGCAATCCACAGTTTGCAGGCGGAGCTCCTTTAACCGGACCCGGGTTTAATGGCAATCAACCTCAAGGAATGGCTGCTGGAAATGGCTTCAACGGAATGCAACCGGGCACAGGTATGCCTCCGGGCATGCCGGGACGATTTGGAAATTCTACTAACAGCGATTCAGAGCATATGCCAAGGGGAATGGGTGGCAGTGCTTTGCATTCGCGCAACTTCGATCCTGATGACGATAAACCCTATACCTCTTCAATCCATAATTTAAATCGCGGTGATGGTCCCGGATGGGCTCCGCTTCCGGTAAAACCTAAAGCTAAAAAACATCGCGCAGGACCAGAACAAATTGAAGAAGATCCGCGGGCGACAAAGGGTGGCGATTCCGTGATGTTACGAGGCACCAAAGATGCCTTAGATAAATCCTGCAATATCACCGGCACCTTTGCGCAATCAGAAGCAATTGAAAGCTCAACAAACGTGGCGTGCATCGTAGTTGAATCGCCAAAATTTTCTGGTTATCTAGTGGCGGCGTTAGGAAACAATCGCGCTATCGACAGCGCATTTATTCAAAGAATCAATGAAAAGCTGATCAAGTTTTTAAAAGATAATGGTGAAAAAATTGACGAAGGTGAATCGATGCAGTTGCGAATCAAACAAGTGCCTTTTGAAGATTGGGCCCTTGATTGTGCTGAGTTCCTGCGTAAGTCGGTGCATGATGGTAACGAAGTGGCCATGGCCTTTTTCCCTCGTCAAGACGTGCGGACTTCCTATGGCGAATCTGCTGCAGAAGAAATGGCATCAATAAAAACCAAAGATTTAGCCGCGGGCGTACCCGTAGAATTTAACGTTTACATCCATTTACCGAGAAATAATAAGTACGTCCTATACACTCCCCGCGGAGCCATTTTTTACGACGTTCAAAAGCAGCGTTTGGACAATCAAGGCATTCAGGAATTGCACATTTTAAAGCATGAACTGCAGGATCTTGATAAGTACCGCGCTCAGAACTTTTTAAACGACAAAATCCAAGAGTTTGAAGCTAAAGAAAACAAGAAAAAATTAGCCTAACCCCTTCCTGGATTCCTCCCAATCAAAATCCTAGCTTTTGCAGTTGACGCAAGGGCCTTCGCAGGATTAGCTCTTTGCCTATGGAAATTAGCTCTGAAAGACCTCTTGAGAAGCCTATGCATATCGACAAAGGTATCTACCTTGATTACAACGCCACGACTCCGGTAGACCCTGTTGTTTTCCATGCTATGGAGCCTTACTTTAAAGAGCATTTTGGAAACCCAGCAAGTGCCGCCCATCACTGGGGTTGGATAGCTGAAAATGCGACTAACAAAGCTCGCACGCAGGTCGCTTCTTTGATCGGCGCAAAACCAAATGAAATCACGTTCACAGCTGGCGCTACGGAATCAAATAACTGGGCAATTTTTGGTTTGATTTCAAAATTGCGCGAAGAAAATCCGCAAGAGCCTTTGCACTTTATCACAAGCACGGTTGAACACAGTTCAATTATGAAGGCCATGGCCGCTGCGGAAAAATTGGGAGTGGAAGTAGACTTCCTTCCCGTAAATTCCTATGGCCAAGTTGAAATTGAAACTTTAAAAAAAGCCATCAAACCGCATACGAAATTGATGAGTTTTATTTGGGTGAATAACGAAATCGGCACGATCAATCCGATTGCTGAGATCGCAAAAATCGCCAAAGAAAATCAAATTTATTTCCATACCGATGCCACCCAAGCCTTTGGAAAACTTCCAATGAACGTAACAGATCTTGGGATTGATTTGATGTCTTTTTCTGCTCATAAAGTCTACGGCCCAAAAGGGATCGGTGGTCTTTACATTCGCAGTAAAGATCCAAAAGTTTTGATCAATCCGCTGATCTATGGCGGCGGCCAAGAAAAAGGACTTCGCTCTGGAACTTTGAATGTACCAGCGATTGTTGGAATGGGTGTGGCTGCAGAACTTTGCAAAAACACTTTAGAACATGAATACGAGCGCCAACTGCAGCTTAGAAATTTCTTTTGGGAAAAACTAAAAGCCGCGATTCCAGGAATTATTCTTAACGGTCATCCTACGGAAAGAGCGCCGAATAATTTAAACGTCAGTTTCCCTGGCCATAAGAGCGAACAGCTTTTACCACGCTTGCAAAAACTTGGGGTTAGCACGGGTTCTGCCTGTGGGACTGGTTCAATGTCACTAAGCCATGTTCTTTTAGGCATTGGTGTAGCGCCAGATGTGGTTCCATGCACTTTAAGATTAAGCATTGGCCGTTGGACCACCCAGGAAGAATTAGAGCGCGCTGTGGAAATCCTAAAGGGATCTATTTCCCACTAATTTTAGCTACTTAGCCCCCACAACCAAGGCCTTAAAAGGGGCCTTTTAAAGGCTCCTCATTGCCCGGGCCTTATGCTATACTGCACAGGTTAATTTTTGAAACGGAGTCCTTTATGATCCAAATTTCAAGTGAAGCAGCTTTAAAATTAGCTTCTTTAAAAAAAGAAGAAGGTAAAGACGACAGCGCATTTCTTCGCGTTGAAGTGAAAAAAGGCGGCTGTTCAGGTTTGTCTTACAAAATGAATTTCGATTCTGAATCGCGCACCGGCGATAAAATGTTTGAATCCCACGGTCAAAAAATCGCGGTTGATCCTCAAAGCATGCTTTATATTTTAGGTATGACTCTAGAATACTCTGGCGGATTGAATGGCAAGGGCTTCGTATTCAACAATCCTAATGCTAATAAGCATTGCGGCTGCGGATCTAGCTTTAACGTCTGACCCATGTAGCGCCCGTCGGGCGCTTCGCCTGATTTAGCCAACTCGCTCATTCAAATTATCAGTTTCTAAAAACTCAAAAATAAATTTAGAAATTTCATCCGGCTGAGTCTTAATCGCCAAGTGCCCCGCACCTTTAAGCGTGATTACATCTTCACAACCAATGTGCGCCGCAAACTTCGAATATGCTTGGTGATTAAATAACAAGTCATCCTGATCAAAGATCAAACGGCAATCACCACGATATTTATATAATTTCTGATTCCAGAACTTCCAATTTTCCGAACGTAAAATCCACGAAAAATGCTGAATCATGTGCGCCACAAATTGCAGCT
This is a stretch of genomic DNA from Bdellovibrio reynosensis. It encodes these proteins:
- a CDS encoding HesB/IscA family protein, which encodes MIQISSEAALKLASLKKEEGKDDSAFLRVEVKKGGCSGLSYKMNFDSESRTGDKMFESHGQKIAVDPQSMLYILGMTLEYSGGLNGKGFVFNNPNANKHCGCGSSFNV
- a CDS encoding cysteine desulfurase family protein — its product is MHIDKGIYLDYNATTPVDPVVFHAMEPYFKEHFGNPASAAHHWGWIAENATNKARTQVASLIGAKPNEITFTAGATESNNWAIFGLISKLREENPQEPLHFITSTVEHSSIMKAMAAAEKLGVEVDFLPVNSYGQVEIETLKKAIKPHTKLMSFIWVNNEIGTINPIAEIAKIAKENQIYFHTDATQAFGKLPMNVTDLGIDLMSFSAHKVYGPKGIGGLYIRSKDPKVLINPLIYGGGQEKGLRSGTLNVPAIVGMGVAAELCKNTLEHEYERQLQLRNFFWEKLKAAIPGIILNGHPTERAPNNLNVSFPGHKSEQLLPRLQKLGVSTGSACGTGSMSLSHVLLGIGVAPDVVPCTLRLSIGRWTTQEELERAVEILKGSISH